One window from the genome of Alosa alosa isolate M-15738 ecotype Scorff River chromosome 15, AALO_Geno_1.1, whole genome shotgun sequence encodes:
- the cep126 gene encoding centrosomal protein of 126 kDa: MDYDGALENERQMLLQEQRACRARVHKFSSETSRRRKALEDRRRQWDVQEQRIRENILQLRKQRMQEATERFQRAHIRPSQRRPAFVRKAINMDEALSLINARGTYAKPSALRSNTSTGRNFTPTPRPHTFSNSAGHQREPLAIETNAKQEERQRNHRTSQQFFLNDLQEAQGLLNDGEATHPWEEHADQPSPTESLSSQDSLEIEELKHRQPSKYRGCFQSSPATSEKDSPQLPESYPNGLCPSSVIVPHQGKKRLSEFFLPPSTKVDYSEGHSLLRDEFAEEIGSLHSLTSAIVHHNLKDPSQDTHEQDIFARHSLGAQMRTEDNPASAAHHNCNRTITTAELHKEAVVSNHHGKTSACPGSRCTELTCWEQECRTLSEQLKIPEEDQSENQFATQVEETSSNICKQRDTFHYNATPVTDAISHRVSGPDSQTNEIVNSHQSNKPQSQADTMHEEETNARLSRTVTVYPLSVAADVRFMKSILKKRSKYGAEETKYLYNSGHLIITKHMALSLRDSLELMRGKTKEPENGKMVKKKLRWFDEVNAENHDKTVNYTSESTSTKSRLQVGYQQGLNQTAGIHAEAVNTISTDSPGPQCPFARQAWADVAVQDSKPQEHPPQEGLKTERAYLCLGVPKVPRRARSARGGTGHASSRVRKDTTLRPQSATEASHMIKQQRKMMVPCPPPRPEVSDRRLPASSSKAAYADDHKHSRSVLPVDKTLYRPNPDGHAGPPPDEGATFAPYPPPYGCSSSETLAKGRVSFSQHGHHANVRRCGAACGENGICLNRTPTDDEISQLWSGVRSALSTKDDCASLAQLNDDCMSGDVRSLAGMGGCHLSPFNGRRPVRRVMAEGNGSKKQMLVQHTLQIPGSGNKKLCLPNQATLMTIPLPSKVQDQGPSQRMGPPQYAPILSLSGLSLEEQRVQQSLDRLNQRLQYVVGGNPSVKRLFHTEATHQTVSVKQGERTNSGQRRLSTASNAH, translated from the exons ATGGATTATGATGGGGCTCTGGAAAATGAACGGCAAATGTTGCTGCAAGAGCAGAGGGCCTGCAGAGCCCGTGTACATAAATTCTCTTCAGAGACCAGCCGACGCAGAAA AGCTCTGGAGGACCGCAGGAGACAGTGGGATGTCCAGGAGCAGAGGATCAGGGAGAACATCCTGCAGCTGCGCAAGCAGAGGATGCAGGAAGCTACCGAGCGCTTCCAGAGGGCGCACATACGCCCTTCTCAGAGGAGGCCAG CATTTGTGAGAAAGGCAATAAATATGGATGAAGCACTCAGTCTTATAAATGCCCGTGGAACTTATGCAAAACCTTCTGCCTTACGTAGCAACACCTCCACGGGCAG aAATTTTACCCCTACCCCAAGGCCTCACACATTTTCCAATTCTGCTGGACATCAGAGAGAGCCGTTGGCCATAGAAACCAACGCTAagcaggaagagagacagagaaaccaCAGAACCAGTCAGCAATTCTTTCTGAATGACTTACAGGAGGCCCAGGGTTTGCTCAATGATGGGGAAGCCACTCACCCTTGG gaAGAACATGCCGATCAGCCTAGTCCAACTGAGAGCCTATCCAGTCAGGACAGTCTGGAGATAGAGGAGCTTAAACACAGGCAGCCCTCGAAGTATAGAGGATGTTTTCAATCTTCACCGGCAACCTCAGAGAAAGACAGCCCACAGTTACCAGAGTCATACCCCAACGGACTATGCCCATCATCGGTTATTGTCCCTCACCAAGGAAAAAAACGCCTTTCTGAGTTCTTTCTTCCACCTTCAACAAAAGTTGACTATTCTGAGGGGCACTCTCTTTTGAGAGATGAGTTTGCTGAAGAGATTGGGAGTCTCCATAGCCTCACATCAGCCATAGTGCACCACAACCTTAAAGACCCATCCCAGGACACCCATGAACAGGACATATTTGCCCGCCATAGTCTGGGTGCTCAGATGAGAACGGAGGATAATCCAGCCTCTGCCGCACATCATAATTGTAATAGAACTATTACAACTGCTGAGCTACACAAAGAAGCTGTGGTTAGCAATCATCATGGCAAAACGTCAGCCTGTCCGGGTTCTCGGTGCACAGAGCTTACATGTTGGGAACAGGAGTGCAGAACACTCTCAGAGCAGCTGAAAATTCCAGAGGAAGACCAGTCTGAGAATCAGTTCGCCACACAGGTCGAAGAGACATCTTCAAACATCTGTAAACAAAGAGATACCTTTCACTATAATGCTACTCCTGTCACAGATGCAATCTCTCACAGAGTGTCAGGACCAGACAGCCAAACAAATGAAATTGTAAACTCACATCAGTCAAATAAGCCACAGTCACAAGCAGATACCATGCACGAAGAAGAAACAAATGCAAGACTTTCCCGAACTGTGACTGTATATCCTCTGTCTGTGGCCGCTGACGTCAGATTTATGAAAAGCATCCTTAAAAAACGATCAAAATATGGGGCAGAAGAAACCAAGTATCTGTACAACTCCGGCCATTTGATCATCACAAAGCACATGGCTTTGTCTCTCAGAGACAGTTTGGAGTTGATGAGAGGAAAAACGAAGGAGCCAGAAAACGGCAAAATGGTAAAGAAGAAACTGCGTTGGTTTGATGAAGTTAATGCCGAAAACCATGATAAAACTGTTAATTACACTAGCGAGTCAACATCGACTAAAAGTAGACTACAAGTGGGCTACCAGCAGGGGTTGAACCAAACAGCTGGTATTCACGCTGAAGCAGTGAACACCATTTCCACGGACTCGCCTGGCCCTCAATGTCCGTTTGCCAGACAGGCATGGGCAGATGTTGCCGTACAGGACAGCAAACCACAGGAACACCCCCCTCAAGAGGGgctgaagacagagagagcttATTTGTGTTTGGGTGTCCCCAAAGTTCCCAGGAGAGCACGGTCGGCGCGGGGCGGAACTGGACACGCTTCCTCCCGTGTCAGGAAGGACACTACCTTGAGACCCCAGTCAGCCACTGAGGCCAGCCATATGATCAAGCAACAAAGGAAGATGATGGTGCCTTGCCCCCCTCCTAGGCCCGAGGTGTCTGACCGAAGGCTGCCAGCCAGCTCGTCAAAGGCTGCGTACGCTGATGACCATAAGCATAGCAGGTCAGTCCTTCCCGTGGACAAGACTCTCTACAGGCCAAACCCAGATGGCCATGCTGGCCCTCCGCCTGATGAAGGTGCTACGTTTGCTCCATACCCTCCCCCGTATGGTTGCTCCTCATCTGAGACTTTGGCAAAGGGCAGAGTTTCCTTCAGCCAACACGGCCACCATGCCAATGTTAGGAGGTGTGGGGCAGCTTGTGGAGAAAATGGCATTTGTCTGAACCGCACACCTACAGATGATGAAATATCACAGCTTTGGAGTGGGGTGAGAAGTGCCTTGTCCACCAAAGATG ATTGTGCCAGCCTGGCCCAACTCAACGATGATTGTATGAGTGGAGATGTCCGATCACTTGCAGGAATGGGCGGCTGTCATCTTTCCCCCTTCAATG GCAGGCGTCCTGTGAGACGGGTCATGGCAGAGGGTAACGGGAGCAAAAAGCAGATGTTggtacaacacacactccagatcCCTGGCTCAGGGAATAAGAAGCTCTGCTTACCCAACCAG GCAACTCTGATGACGATACCTTTGCCAAGTAAAGTTCAAGATCAAG GGCCGAGCCAGAGGATGGGGCCACCTCAGTACGCTCCTATCCTGAGTCTCAGTGGCTTGTCCTTGGAGGAGCAGAGAGTCCAGCAGTCTCTGGACAGGCTCAACCAACGGCTTCAAT ATGTGGTTGGAGGCAACCCGTCAGTTAAAAGACTTTTTCACACTGAAGCCACACAT CAAACTGTATCTGTAaagcagggagagagaacaaacTCTGGCCAGAGAAGGCTCAGTACAGCATCCAATGCCCATTGA